The DNA window GTGCCGTTGTTGTCCAACGTTCTGTACAAAGGTTCTTGTTCGCACTCTGCGTGAGGTCGATTCTTGAAGCCGATTGTTCACATGCTTCTCACTCTTCTCTACCTGCCGCCTGCTTTTCCTCTTGCTGGTTTTGCACAGATCGAAGGAAGCATAGAAGGAACCATCCGGCAAACAAAAACAGCCCTGCCGATTGTTGGTGCCAATGCCGTGGTTGTTGATTTGCAGCGAGGCGCCGTGTCAGACTCTGCCGGTTCTTTCCGTATCAACGGCATACCTGCAGGCAGGTATACTCTGCAAATCTCTTCCATCGGTTACCGCGCTAAGAGGATAAGACTGGTTGGCATCAATCCCGGTCTTCGAACAAGAATTGAAATCGAACTTGACGAAACCCCGATTGAGCTTGATGCAGTGCAGGTTATCGCCGAGCGCCCGCCCATTCTGAAAGATGTGGTGGGAACCACGCATGCTGTTTCACAAGAACAGATCGAGGCACTGCCGGTCTCTTCCTTTGCAGACGTTGTCGGCTTGCAGCCCGGCATTACGAGCGATCTCCACGTGCGCGGAGGGAAGACTTCGGAGGTAGTCTATCTTGTCGACGGCCTCCCGATTCAAGATTTGATTGGCGGAGGAGCAGGAAGTGACATCCCTAAAAGTTCCATCGCAGGATTGCTTGTTCAGACTGGCGGTTACGAGGCAGAGCATGGCAACGCTCTTTCGGGTGTCGTGAACGTTGTGACGCGCAGAGGCGGCGATAGCCATGAGGTTCTCTTGCGCGCCGAGAAGGATAACCTCTTCGGGGGCAAGCAGGTGAATCGTGCACATGATGTTGAGCTTTCGGCAAGTGGACCGATAGCGCTTAACGAATTCTACTACTTTGCCTCGGCACGGTTTCAGTACACGGATACGCGCTACTGGCAAGACTTTCGGCGGTTCTTTTCATCGCCGATTTCACGGCAGTGCACGGGCTTTGGAAAAGTGGACTACCGTGGTTCTCCGACAATCCGCCTCTCTGCCCAGTTGTTATATTCCCTTCGCGATTGGCGTGATTACGAATTCAGTTGGCGTTTCAATCTCACCGGCCTTCCGCCCCGCAACCGTAATTCCTACAGGACGGCAGTTCTCTTCTCCCACACACCTTCCACTACAACGACATACTCCGTTACACTCAGCCGGTATTGGCTGAACACAAGAATCGGGGGCGACAGGAATGCCATTGACACGACACTCTACGAGTACGATTTCTTTCTGCAATACATCCTGCACGGCAATCGCTCCTGGTGGGCGGAGTCGAAGCAAACAGTGTACACGCTGAAAGGCGATCTTGACCATCAGTTGGGAGATCAGCATTTGATGAAGGCCGGAGTGGAAATGAATATGTATTCGATCACCTCCGATGTGGTGCGGTACGAACCTCGTCTGAATGTCTTCGGCAAGCCCTTCGTGAGCAAACCTCTCTTGAACTACAGTACCGACTACAGCTACCGTCCGTATTCGGGCAGCGCTTATGTACAGGACAAAGTTGAGTTACGAAAAGACGGCATGCTTCTCAGTGTGGGATTGCGGTATGACTTTCTCGATCCGACCGCTGAGCGGCCCGCCACCGAACTGGCGCAAACCGGGCAGGATGAATTCGAGACGAAAATTACACACTATGTTCCGGCACGACGGAAACAGTACTTCAGCCCGCGCATCGGCTTCGCCGCGCCGTTTGCGGAGAACGGCTATCTGTTTGTGAACTACGGGCATTTTGTTCAATTCCCGCTCTTCGATTATCTCTATTCGGGATTGAACAATGTCAGTTTGCGCAAAGGCGTCGGTGTGTTGATAGGCAACCCCGATCTTGAAGCCGAGAAAACGAAAGCGTGGGAGATCAGCATCAAGTACGCACTGCACAACGAGATTGTTTTTTCCGCAACCTACTTCGACAAGACAACCTACAATCAGATTGATGTCAAGACGTTCATTCCCTCAAATGCAAGAATTGCCGGCGACTACGGCTTCGCCGAGTTCGTGAATAACCCGTATGCAAAAGCGACCGGGCTCGAGTTGACGATTGCTCGAGAAAAAAGAAGTTGGCTCACCGGCTCGCTTTCTTACACCATTATGCAGGCGGAAGGGCTCTCTCAAGATGCACGGCAAGGGTTGAGTTACTATCAATGGGGCTTACAGATACCAGCAAGGCTTTTTCCCTTGAGTTGGGATGAGCGCCACAACATCAAGCTCGTCGCAAACATGTCGCTGCCCTGGGATGTCAACATCAACATCAATTGGAGTTTTCATTCGGGCAGGCCCTTTACCTACTATCCTACGACCGACGGATTCACGCCGCTCGATTCGACAATAAAATTCCAGCCGAACAACCGGAGCATGACCGAATACAGCCAGGTGGATGTAAAGGCTTCGAAGACTTTTGCATCGTTGACCGATTTCTTTCGGCTGACGGTGTTCGTTGACGTTCGGAATTTGCTCAACAAAGAAAATGTGTTGTGGGTTGATTCAAGCGGGAAGATCGGCGGTGAACTTGGAGACATTTCGGCATTCAGCCAGCCGAGACGTACAACTATCGGCGTTCGCTTAGAATTGTAGATCTATCGCATATGTGCAAGGTCAATATCGCTTCTGCTTTAGTACTTCCATTTGTTATTGTTACGAGCCTCTTTGCACAGGGAGGTGGATTGTATGTTCCTTCCAATGTTTTTGGACGAACAACTGTTGCAAGCAACTTCGAAATGAGGGTCTACAATGATGGAGTCATCGCCACAAACCTGCGGGTGCGGGACGATTTCGACAGTATATGGCCGCGTCGTAGAGGAGAGCGCTTTGTTGTGTTCACTCTGTGGGACGTCGGCCAATGTGGCATTTTGCTTGCAGGCAAGAGGGCAGGACGAAAAGTAGTTTCCTCACACAATACTGCAATAGGCATTACAGGCGGGTTTGTACGTCATAAGAACAAGTTTGTACCGGGCACAGTTGGTGATCCTAATGCGGGAATCGACACAGCATTTAATGGAGTGGGTTGGAAATACTCTGATGATCCCAACTATGTTGTGTATAGCAGCAAAGACTTTGATAGCAGAGGAATAGACCTAAGCGGCAGCAACTTTCCCGATTGGCCGATACGTTCCGTAAACGGCGGGCCCGCGTATATTCGGAATACACTTGAACGTTCCCGCTACCAACCTCTCTTTCGTTCAGACGAGGACCTGTTTTGTGTATATAAGGACACCGAGACTCAAGCGGATCCTGAATACATGGGAAGATATGCAAATCAGGAAACCACGAGCGTCCCAATCGGTATAGAAGTCCGGCAAATGATTCATTCATGGAAGTCCTCTCCTTTGAATGACGTGTTGATAATCACTTATGAGATACACAATAAGTCCACCGAGCCTCTTGACAGTTCATACGTCGGATTTCAGATATGGCCTTTCGTAATGAGATCAATTGCCCCGGTGCCTGTTTCACGCGATTCGAACGTCATTGTCTATTTCAGCGATGATCCATCAAGGAATCTCGGGTATCAATATAATCCTGCATTAAGAGAAGATTCAACTACTCTGAACCCATATCTCGGCATCGGAATGCTGGAAACTCCAAGAAACCAAACGGGTGAGCAGAACGGAATGAAGTTCTGGACAGAGGATATCTATCATAACATGTACAATCGGCCACGTTCACACTTTACAGATGTGTACAGGTACGACTATATCGCCCGAGACAGTATTGAAAGAGTCAGGCATCTATTTGAAGGACAAGGACAACCGATTCACAATTCCATTTTTACGGGCAGCGGGCCTTTCAGGATGCTCCCCGGCGATTCGATTACATTCGCTGTCGCTTTGATGGTCGGTAATGGTTTGAGCAACCTTCTGCGCATTCACGACTTGGTGCGCCGCGCCTATTCCAACAATCTTTTCTTACCGCAACCTCCAACCGATCCAACACTCTCGTGTACAGCACTCGATGGGGCAATTCACCTCGTGTGGGACGATGCCGCTGAACGGTCGACAGACCCCATCGTGCCCGACTCACTGGGGCGACCGTTTCTCGGTTATCGGCTGTACCGTGCCCGCACGATCGAGGGGCCATACTACAAACTCAAGGAGTGGCAGATCGGAAGAGACTCCCTTGTACACGAGTATCTCGACAGGGGAACCGATGGCAACGACCCGACGATTCCCGTAGGTACAACGTTGCTGAATAACGTAAGTTACTTCTATAAACTTACAGCCTACGACGAAGGTGCGTCGAGCCTGAGCTTGCAATCCATGGAGAGCAATGGAAAAATCGTTGAAGCACGCCCCGGCGCCCGGCCACGGGTGGCGGGAGATGTTAGTGAAATCCGCATCGTGCCCAACCCGTACCTCGTGTCGCATCAAGGACAACGGAGCGTTGACCAGCCGGTCATTTACTTCAACTATCTGCCGGAAGAGTGTGTGATTCGCATATACACAGTCGGGTTGGATTTGGTGAGAGTAATAGAGCACAATGGTGGAGCAGCGGCAACGTGGGATTTGCGAACCGAATCGGGGCAACAGGTAGCAAGCCAGTTGTACATTGCACACATTACCACGCCGGAAGGGAAAACAGCAATACGGAAATTTGCCGTCATGATTGGAGAATGAGACACTCCCACACTGTAAATATCTTATTGAGTACGCTGACGGCAACTTCTCTTTTCGGCCAAACACTTCCCCAGCCAACCCTACGGGCAACGGCGCTTGAACACGCCGTTCTCGTCCTCTGGGATTCCACTGCTCAGAGTTCAAATGCCTTTACCGGCTATCGTCTCTATCGTGGAAGGGTAATCAGTGGACCTTATGCGATGATTCGCGAATGGAAGAGAACCATACAGGGTTCCATCTCTAACCAATTCTTCGACATCGGAGATGACAACGGAGACGGAACTGTCACACTTGACGAACGGCTCAAGAATAATGTCGAATATTATTATCGTGTGTCTGCGTTTTCAGATAGCTCGTACAATCCGCCGAGACCATTCATCGAATCGGTATCGCAGGTTGTTTCCGCTACTCCGGTTCCTGCTGCAAGAGACGTCATGAACGGCACGATCTCGTTAGTCGAGGAGTCGGGCGCAAGAGGCGACATAGGCGTTCCGCGTTTTGAAGTAACAAATGTCGGCAACTTCGATCGTTTGCATGCGGGTCATCGACTGACCGTTGCCGTCTCTACGATCAGCACCGGTTCAAGCTACCTCTTTCCCGTGACTGTCTCCGATGGTGCCTATCCGGGAGAATCCAGGTTCATCATGGACTTTTCACTTTCATCCGCAGGCGACTCGGTTTCTCCGGGAATTCGTCAGGGAACGTTCGCGAAAGATAATCTCTTCGATTTCGGTTCGCTCGCGGTAATGTTCAATTGGAGATTCGAACAACTCAGAAACCCTATCGGTTTAGACAGTGCCTATCTTGCCGTTCGTCGCAACGATTCGACTGACACTCCCATCATTTATCGAGACACGGTAGTAGCACCGTATGTAGGAGTTCTCTCGCGGATGCGAACGTTGGGAGAGATGGAGTATGAAATTGAGTTTCTTCCCGGCGGGATTGACACAGTCAATCTCTCGTCAAACCGTCTGTTCCACTATTTGAATGTTGGAATCAGAGAACGGAAAACCGGGCGGGAACTACGACCCGGAGGAGTCCCCGGCTCGCAGGAGGTCCCCGACATCGGTCAGTGGACAGTATCACGGTGGGGGTTTGACGCTGCAACCGGCGCAAGCATAGACACACGTCGCGCCGTTAATCGCTATTATGTTGCAACGACGCTGGATAGTGCGACCTCCTATATTTTCTCTAACGCATTCTATATTGAAGGAACGCGCTTCGTCTGTGATTATGCAGATCAAGGGCGCGGCATCGGAAGACCGTGGCCAAGGGTTGGACGAAGGGGAACCCGCGACTTTAGCGTCGGAGACAAGATCATTGTTGTTGTTTCCGGAGGTGTGCGCGGTGTGTTGCCGTTTGATGCGGTATACTCCTTCGCTGTCGGCCAACCCTCGAAAAATCCGGGGACGTCATCAATGCTCAATGACATCCGCATTGTGCCCAACCCGTACATTGTCCGCCACGAAGCACAACGATTTCCATCTGAAAGAAGGCTGCTATTCCAGTATTTGCCGGAGGAGTGTACGATCAGGATATATTCGTTGGGGCTTGAACTCGTGAGGACGTTGTACCATCAAGGAGGAGGCGGTGAAGAGTGGAATCTTCTGAACGAGAAAGGGAGTCTTGTGGCAAGCCAACTGTTCATAGCCCATATCGAAACCCCAAACGGTGCGGCAGTTACGAAGAAGTTTGCAGTGATTACAGGAGAATGAGAGTGAAGCACGCTGTTATAATGACTTTATTGCTCGTGACGCTCTTGAGTGGTTGCGACGAACAACTCCCGTCGTACCAAGAGCCGAAAGATGTTCTTGCAGCCTTTCTACAGAAGACGACGGGTGATACGGTTACCGTCGTTATCGATTCACTGGAACGATTTCTTGGCAGCGAACCAACCCGACTTCGCGTTTATGTACAGAACAGACATATTCAACTTCTCGAGGGAGCACAACTCATCAACGGCAAAATCAATCTGTTTTCATTTGTTCCATTGCCGCGGGCGGCTTCTCTTTCACTTGGGCGAAGCAATCTTTTTTCACCGCCGATTTTTCAACAACATGTAGCGCTTCCTCCGGGTGATTCTGCAAAGCTCGAGATCGGGTGGTCTCATACCGTTATCGGCGGAGGTCGTTTGTATGACAGTCTTCAATACACAGAACGCTATCAGGGCACGACGCGAATCCGAACCTTCGCACCGATCTCGATTACGGCGGAGGGTGAGATACAGATTTTCGAACGTGTTCAGGCGGTTCCCTTGAAGCCCATAACGTTTACACTCGTTATTCAAGAATTGCGGCTTGGCGCCCAATGAAGGAGGAAGTTTCATGAAAACCAAAACGTCCATAAAGCCGCGATTCATAACCGCAATTTCTTCGTTCGTGCTTCTGTTGTTCCACGTCTTTGCGCATGGGCAAACGGGCGTCAACAACTCCGGTGCGTCGGGCGCCCAGTTTTTGACAATAGGTGTCGGTGCACGCGCCATGGGCATGGGTGGTGCCTATACAACGATCGCCGATGATCCCACAGCCCTCTATTGGAATCCTGCAGGTATATCGCGTATCGACCGCACGGCATTCGTTGCAACACACACGAACTGGGTTGCCGATATTGCGCATGACTTTGCCGGACTGGTGTTTCCGTTGTCATCGCAATTCAAAGTCGGCGCGGGCGTCATTCTCTTAAACTCCGGCGATATCGAAATCACGACGATTGAACAGCCAAGGGGAACGGGTCAGACGTACACGGCGAAGGACCTGGCGGCGATTGCAGCAGTCGGGTGGGCAGCGACAGAACAGCTTTCGTTTGGAGCGTCCCTCAAGTATTTGAGGAATGAAATCTACTCTCTCTCGTCTTCGGGCATTGCATTCGACGCAGGGACACAGTTCAATACCGAGTTTCACGGGCTGCACGTCGCTCTGTCGGTCTCGAACCTCAGCGCAAAACGTAATTTCTCCGGCCCGGGTCTTGAGTTTCAGCAAGTCCCGCCCTTTCCCGGAGCCGATCCGATCCGTGCATCATACTACAATACACCGTTTGCTTTGCCTTTGACCTATCGTGCGGGAGTCGCCTCGGAACTCTTTGAAGCTTTCGGACAGAAGAGTGAGAGCCAGCGCCTGCTCGTCGCAGTTGATGTTGCACAGACTTCCGATAACCCTGAGAAATTTCACATCGGTGCGGAGTACGCATGGAACAACACTCTCATCCTCCGGTCGGGGTATATCTTCAATGCTGTAGAGCTTGGGCTGAATCTTGGATTGGGAGTCCGTTGGAATTCAATCTCGTGGGCCATCTACGCCGACTATGCTTTTGCGGACATTCAGCGCTTTTCAAGCGGCCACAGATTTAGCATCGGGATCGTGCTCTGAGACTCAAAAGCCTGATCACAATGCTCAGGCTTTCGGACTTTGGAAACACATCTCTTACTTCATGTTGCCGTCAATGCTGCACAAACTCCTTCTTCCTCTTCAGCACCTGTCCCGCTTTCCACTCCGATACAGAGTACCAGTGCGGTGACGCGGAAGTGCGAACCTCATACTTGCCATCCGATCGTTTGTAGAAGTGAAGTTGTGTCCCTGATACCTCGATCACGGCGGCGAGATCTTTCGCCGTTGTTTCGGGGGAAGAAAGGAACTCATCGGTTTGGAAGCTTGAGAGGTAGTTGAGGAACGTAACAACCGCCGATCCAACAGAGTCGCTGCCGATCGCCCAGTTCACGCTGTCCTTTCGCACGAGAACGAATGTCGTATCGGCGGAGCCGCGCTGTGCGGGATAACGGAACTTCACTTCGTTGATGGTACTCTGATCGGCCTTGAAGATAGTTTTGTCGCGCCAAATATCCGGCTCCTTGATGAAGGTCGGGCCGAGCGTGCCGCTCACCGTGTACACATTGTCCGAGCCTTCGAGACGGGCGTAGGTCTCCGTCCAGTTTGTCGCCGGCTTGCCGATTCTGACCGATGCGACACGGTTGTTGTTGGCAAACAGGTTCACCAGGGTTCCCGTCGAATCGACGGCGTACACATGCTGCTTTTCAGGATTGGTGGAGATGAGTCCCGTGACGTTCATCTCCTTCCCCTTGCCGACAGCGGATGTCACGCCCGCTTCATCGGCGGGGTAGTTGAAGGGCGACGTCACCATCCATTTGCCCGCTTGCTTCTCCAGCACCACGGTATTGGTGTTTGCAAAGATTTCAAGCTTGTCAACCGAGGCCGAGTCGTACTTCACCAGCGGATCGCCGACTGATGAGGCACGGCTTTGTTCTCCTTCTTGCTGGAGAACGAAATACGTCCCGACGGCAAGCAGTACAAAGATACCGATCAGAATTGTTGTGTTGCGTTTCATACTCTTCCTTCGTTGAATCGGACTTCGAGGATCAGAATGTCGATGTTTCGAGAGCTTTCTTCTTTGCCTTCCGCATCTGCCATCTCAACAGACCATATCCCAACACAAGAAGCGGCGGCACAATCATGTTGCCGAATTTGTACATCTTCTTCGAGCCGTCCGACACTTGCTCAAGCGGCGGCAGAGAAACATCTTTCGAGCGGATCGTGATCAATCCGGCATCATCAACGAGATAGTCGATCATGTTGGCAAAGAGATTCAGGTTGTCGCGTCCGCCGAGGAATTGATCCTTTGCAAAATCACCATCACCCACGAGAATGATCCGTGTGTCGGAACTCTGCGCGAGCTTTTGTCCGGGCTGCGGAATAACTTCATCGCTTGTGTCATGCGGGATCGGCTTGTCGGCATAGAAACTGGAAAACTGTCCGCTTACAACGGCGGCAAGCGGAATACCCGACTCCGTGAACATATCCTGCGTGTAGCGCGCCATCGGATCGAAGTAGAACACCTGCGTTTGCCGCCCGCTTTGCTTCGATGAACGGATGAGAATCTCCCCCTTCAATCCCCGCGCAGCAAGATTTGTGGTATCAATCGAACTCACGAAAAACAACACAATGCTCTGGAGGTTCTTCACCATCGTGTTGTCTTTGCTTACGTCGCTGGCAATGGGGATGTACGGGAACTGCACCTGGCTTTGAATCGAGAAGCCGCCTTGCTGCTGGACGATGTTGATGGGGGCGCATTGCACATCACGTACGAGGTCGGGGTTGATGCGAAGCCCGTAATGTTCCAGCATATCCTCCAGCTTCAGGTCGAGTGTGCGGCCGAACTGCTGTTGCAGGTTTGCGTCAACTTTGTTCAGGAGGAACGCAACCTTCCCGCCACGCATAATGTACTGATCGATTTGATATTTTACGGCTTCAGAAAATGCATTCTGCGGAGCCATCACAATCAGCGCCGCGACGTCGTGCCCGACCGGCCCCTTGCCGATGTCGGCGGTTTCAACAATATACTGGCGCGAAAGCAGTTGCTGTGCCCGCTGCAATTCCTGCAACGCGGGTTCGCCTTGCCCCGTCAGGAAAGCAATCTTCTTCTGCGATTTGGATGTCAGTCGCTTGATAGTGCTGCTCAGATCATACTCAAGTGTTGAAGTGTTTTGGATAACGGGAATGACTTCCTTCTTGTCCTCAAACAACATCACCATTCCCATGTAGCCGCGTTTCACTTCGAGCTTGTCGTCGTTGATCACCTGAACCTGCACAGGCTGAATCCCCTGTTGCTGCGCTTCCTGCTCTCCCTTCTCGCCCGACGGATCGATGAACTCGAATTGCAGATTGCCCTGTGAGTAGGCCTTGTATTCGTTGAGTTGATCAAGAACGGTTCGGCGAACATTGTTGTACGGCGGGGGAAGTTCCTCCGTGAAGTACGCCTTGATGGTCAGCCGGTCGTCGAGCGATTTGACGAGATTCTTGCTCGCGTCGGAGAGCGTGTAGAGATTGTTCTTCGTGAAATCCAATCTCCCGAACATTCTGATGGAAATGACGTTCACGAGAATGAGAATGACGGCAACGATGCCGACTCTCATGAGTGTTTGCGATTTGAGATTTTTGTTGGACATGGCCGATCTACCACTTTCTTCGTTCGAGTGAAACAGTTGCCATCATCAGCAGAAAGCCGAGCATTGATGCGAAGTAGATGATATTGCGGGAATCGATGACGCCGCGGGCAATGCCGGAGTAATGAAAATCCACACCGACGAACTCAAGCGTTGATGCCATGAATGAGGGGAGGTAAATCAAAACCTTGTCCAACATGAACACGGCAAACGCCAGAATGAATCCCATGATGAACGCAACGATCTGATTGTCGGTGAGGCTGGATGCGAGCAATCCGAGCGCTATGAACACGCCTCCCATCAACATCAATCCGATGTAGCCGGTTACCACCTGGCCGAAATCAATCGAGCCGAGAATCGCCATCGTAATGACGTAGAGGAGCGTCGGCAGCAACGCCGCTCCGAGTACTACCCAGGCCGCAAGAAACTTGCCGATGATGATTTCAACATCCTTGACGGGCTTCGTGGTGAGCAGCTCGACTGTGCCGGATTTCCGTTCTTCCGCAAGCAGGCGCATCGTAATTGCCGGGGCAATCACGAGGAAGAGGATCTTCACCAGCGGTGAATCGAAGATAATGTACAGCGACGCTACGTTGTTCAGAAAGAGATTTGTCGAGAAGAACCAGCCGAGGATGGCCAGAAACACGACAATCACAACGTACGCAACGGGCGAGTTGAAATACGACTTCAGCTCGCGCTTGAATATAGGGAGAATGTTAGGATAGGAGTTCATGGTGCTGTGTAGTTAAAGAATCGTGTTGAAAATAAGTGATGAGTTGTTAGAGTTTAGGAACCTCTCATCCCTAAGACGTTGTCAACTTGTGAAACACCTCTTCCAGCGTCGTGGCTTTCCGGTGCATCTCCAAAATCACCCAGCCTTCGACAACCGCCATCCTGAACGCAGACTCACGAACATCGGCCCCCTTTTCAACATGCAACATGAAACGTGAAATGCCGTTGGTTTGTCCGAGAAGCTCGACGCTGCCGACGCCGGGAATGCTTCGCAGCTTCGGCGAAATTTGCTGCATCGGATCGGAAATGCCGGAACGCAATTCAAGCGTCAATGACTCGGAGCCGCGGAACTCCTGCTGAAGTTTCTCGGGCGTGCCGTCGGCAACGATCTTCCCTTCATTAATAATCAGCACACGATCGCATGTAGCCTGCACTTCGGAGAGAATGTGAGTGGAAAGAACCACCGTCTTTGCGCGGCCGAGCTGCTTGATCAGATTTCTGATTTCGACAATTTGATTGGGGTCGAGGCCGCTGGTCGGTTCATCAAGAATCAGCACCTCCGGCTCGTGAATCATTGCTTGCGCGAGTCCGACGCGCTGCCGGTATCCCTTCGACAACTCGCCGATATCCTTGTGCCGCACGCTTTCGAGTCCGCAGACGTGCACCATTTCCTTGATACGGTGGCTGATCTGCTTTCCGTTCATTCCATGAAGCTGCGCGGCGTACTCGAGGTATTCCAGCACATTCATTTCATGATAGAGAGGATTGTTTTCGGGCAGGTAGCCGATTTTCCTGCGGACATCAAGCGAGCGGTCAATCGTGCTCAGGCCGTCAACTTCCACCGTGCCGGTGGTTTGCGGCATGTAGCACGTAATGATTTTCATGGTTGTCGTTTTTCCGGCGCCATTCGGGCCGAGGAACCCCAAAATCTCGCCCGACTTTACATCGAAGGAGATGTCATCGACGGCCTTTTGATCGCCGTACAATTTGGTAAGATTGCGGACTGCAATTGACATAGGCGTTGATATTGTTATACAGAGAAATTGAACAGCGGATAGTCGTATTCACATTCCTGCCCATCAGTCAAGACTTGCCGATTGGCCGCCTGCAAAGGCGCAAAAAATCTAAACACGGAGGGAAAAAAAATCAAGAGAAATCGAAACGGCAGTGTCCTGATTTTGAGAGCCGGTGCTACCCGGAACGGTTTGCCTCCCGCCGTATGCAAGTTCTGAATCAACTATCATTCGTGGATATTCTCGGAAGATGTACGTAGTTTGATAAGGACAGATTGAGGATACAATGTTCTTTACTGCAATACGTACGTGGTTATTTGTACCACTGATGTTCGTTTCGACCATTCCCGCGTGCGCGCAAGAGAATACGCAGTTTTCGGATCGGCATCTCCAGTTTCCGAAAATGGAAAGCAAGTCACTCGAAGGGAATTTGATCGGCGACCCGCATGTTCGCGAAATGTGTGTTCTGTTGCCGCCTTCGTATTTCCAGTCAACCAAGACCCGCTACCCTGTCGTGTATTATCTGCACGGATTGGGAATGCGCGAAGACGGGCATCGCGAGAGTGTCGGAAGATTCCAACAACTGTTTCAGCATATAAAGGAGCGCAAGCTTCCGGAGATGATTCTGGTTGCCATCGACGGCACGACCGCATTCGGCGGAAGCTACTACGTCAATTCGCCGACAATCGGCAATTTTGAAGGCTATGTTGCGCGTGAGATAGTCGCGTTTACGGATAGTTCCTTCCGAACGAATCCCGGACGACAGTGGCGTGCCATTGCAGGATTCTCCATGGGGGGATACGGCGCAATTAAGTTTGGAATGAAGCACAGCGACGTGTTCGGGCAGGTGGGGAGCTTGAGCGGCAGCCCGTTGTCAGTCCGCTACCGGAAGACCATATATCGCAGGGCCCTTGCTGGGCACAGCCGTCCGGCTCATGTTCTCGAGTTGCGAGAGAAGATTCCTTTTGAGAAGAACTGGTCCCTGGCTGCAGCATACGCAAAAGCGGCGGCGCTATCTCCCAACCCGCGAAAGCCCCAACTCTTCCTCGATCTTCCGTTCCAGTCCGGTTCGGATGATCGGGACCCGGTGTGGAAGAAGTGGATGGATGAAGATCCTCTCACCCTTGTCGGCCGTTATCGGGACGAACTCTCCTCTCTTGATCAAATCTATATCGACCACGGGGAAGATGAAACAACACTCGGAACCGAAGATTTTCTCCGTGAACTGGTTCGCTACGGCATC is part of the Bacteroidota bacterium genome and encodes:
- a CDS encoding ATP-binding cassette domain-containing protein — protein: MSIAVRNLTKLYGDQKAVDDISFDVKSGEILGFLGPNGAGKTTTMKIITCYMPQTTGTVEVDGLSTIDRSLDVRRKIGYLPENNPLYHEMNVLEYLEYAAQLHGMNGKQISHRIKEMVHVCGLESVRHKDIGELSKGYRQRVGLAQAMIHEPEVLILDEPTSGLDPNQIVEIRNLIKQLGRAKTVVLSTHILSEVQATCDRVLIINEGKIVADGTPEKLQQEFRGSESLTLELRSGISDPMQQISPKLRSIPGVGSVELLGQTNGISRFMLHVEKGADVRESAFRMAVVEGWVILEMHRKATTLEEVFHKLTTS